Proteins encoded together in one Marispirochaeta sp. window:
- a CDS encoding tetratricopeptide repeat protein — MKSFYCFLVFGLFVSAVPVIAADPGDLLFREGSARFERGDYSGAAERYRNFVRRYPKSEYYPEALYRLGISSIKTGDYENGIELLRRLEARYPGGRFRTAFWLGLGYDAAGDLENALASWDRYISSEDTVYRREALVAAAYARAENGDPATAEDLLLSLEGYDRDFFIRRGGLDLLAELYRTAGAYMKITDLAARLEAVPIENLPSGFLLTLGEAHRQQGALASAEELFRTVIDSGSPDLRASAYGRLFSLYEAAGRLPEMERLVLDAENQLAGDRQALAAFWFRAGAVLSTRGSSTDGIGYLKRAWDVRHQVEPPETLPVFYAQALLAMDDVEGAVEILEDALNEGIGDPQRIRYRLAAAHSRQDDWSAVKELLAPLTSPLDAPAALLLAQAYLRLQEYSEGLAVSSAALESIPPPEWHAGLLKVTWQLQAAAGEYNGAVKTYSQYMRVTGGQDDSVDLQYIRLLFNAGLYNQVARRIPPKDARLEAQLLRGMALIGMEEYGEARETLASLRTAELTSDYRRFRDYYLSWSIYRMGDYSRALQGFRNFRNTYPDSPLASEVAWYGGWSAFSLKNYSAAAELFGACDPSGPRGREALLARARALAADGRRGEALLLAESYLGEYAEQGGDEALYLIFEIHLDSANLDGSSEALSRMEREYPSSPWTSRALFRQAMGNLDAGNYDRAAAGFDAYRRLFPSGEYTEESFFYRAETAAAAGETRLALLLWERLVREYPESPLRPRALALRGEQLTELGEYKDALESYSILLREYPAQAEQLGIRAEISRLESLLVSPGSEYRRLLSKAESAGGTGSREGRALLIRAVQSAIAEGRAEDFNDAGRALRRLLDALPEDRAEQGHIFFVAGEYAFRRNEYSEAASRYLRAASAMPGDQDFTAQALYRSAQMSLYAGDRAAYTAVLDRLRRNFPGSPWIEAAESLGEKR, encoded by the coding sequence GTGAAAAGTTTCTATTGTTTCCTGGTTTTCGGTTTGTTTGTGTCAGCGGTCCCTGTAATTGCCGCTGATCCCGGAGATTTGCTCTTTCGCGAGGGAAGCGCCCGCTTCGAAAGGGGTGACTATTCCGGAGCCGCTGAAAGATACCGGAATTTTGTGCGCCGCTACCCGAAAAGCGAGTATTATCCGGAAGCCCTTTACCGCCTGGGGATCTCTTCCATAAAGACAGGAGACTACGAGAATGGCATAGAACTTTTGCGCCGCCTTGAGGCACGCTATCCCGGAGGGCGCTTCCGAACCGCCTTCTGGCTGGGGCTTGGGTATGATGCTGCGGGAGATTTGGAGAATGCCCTTGCCTCCTGGGACCGGTATATAAGCAGTGAGGATACGGTATACCGCAGGGAAGCTCTTGTAGCTGCGGCCTACGCCAGGGCCGAAAACGGCGACCCTGCGACCGCGGAGGACCTGCTCCTTAGTCTTGAAGGCTACGACCGGGATTTCTTCATCCGCCGGGGCGGACTTGACCTGCTCGCTGAGCTGTACCGTACAGCAGGGGCCTATATGAAAATTACTGATCTTGCGGCGCGCCTGGAAGCGGTACCAATCGAAAATCTGCCTTCAGGTTTTCTTCTTACCCTTGGAGAAGCGCACCGTCAGCAGGGAGCTCTCGCCAGTGCGGAAGAACTCTTCCGCACTGTAATTGACTCGGGTTCTCCGGATTTGCGGGCTTCGGCCTACGGCCGTCTTTTTTCATTATATGAGGCCGCCGGACGGCTGCCGGAGATGGAAAGACTTGTGCTTGATGCCGAAAACCAGCTTGCCGGAGACCGGCAGGCCCTGGCTGCGTTCTGGTTTCGTGCCGGGGCGGTATTATCAACCCGGGGGTCCTCAACTGACGGTATCGGCTATCTGAAGCGGGCGTGGGACGTTCGTCATCAGGTTGAGCCTCCGGAGACCCTGCCTGTTTTCTATGCCCAGGCTCTGCTGGCCATGGATGACGTGGAGGGGGCTGTTGAGATCCTTGAAGACGCCCTTAATGAAGGTATCGGTGATCCTCAGCGCATACGCTACAGACTGGCTGCGGCGCATTCACGCCAGGATGACTGGTCAGCAGTGAAGGAGCTCCTTGCTCCTCTCACTTCACCTCTGGATGCCCCTGCTGCTCTTCTTTTAGCTCAGGCGTACCTGCGGCTGCAGGAGTATTCAGAAGGCCTTGCCGTGTCCTCAGCTGCACTGGAGAGCATACCGCCTCCGGAATGGCATGCTGGTCTGCTTAAAGTCACGTGGCAGCTCCAGGCGGCAGCGGGTGAATACAATGGGGCGGTGAAGACATATTCGCAATACATGAGGGTAACCGGAGGGCAGGATGATTCTGTAGATCTTCAGTACATAAGACTTTTGTTCAATGCCGGGCTCTATAATCAGGTGGCACGCAGGATCCCGCCAAAGGATGCCCGGCTGGAGGCGCAGCTGTTGCGGGGTATGGCTCTTATCGGAATGGAAGAGTACGGTGAGGCCAGGGAAACCCTGGCCTCATTAAGAACCGCTGAATTAACTTCCGATTATCGACGCTTCAGGGATTACTATCTTTCATGGAGTATCTATCGCATGGGAGATTATTCCCGTGCTTTACAGGGATTCCGGAATTTTCGTAATACGTATCCGGATTCCCCCCTGGCGTCTGAAGTTGCCTGGTACGGAGGCTGGTCAGCCTTCTCCCTCAAAAACTACAGCGCCGCCGCGGAACTCTTTGGGGCCTGTGATCCTTCGGGACCCAGGGGACGCGAAGCCCTTCTTGCCCGCGCCCGCGCCCTGGCTGCAGATGGACGCAGAGGAGAGGCGCTTTTATTAGCAGAGAGTTATCTTGGTGAGTATGCCGAACAGGGAGGTGATGAGGCCCTCTATCTTATATTTGAAATACACCTGGATAGCGCTAATCTTGATGGAAGCTCCGAAGCACTTTCACGAATGGAGCGGGAGTATCCGTCGAGTCCCTGGACCTCCAGGGCTCTGTTCCGTCAGGCTATGGGAAACCTGGACGCCGGTAACTATGACAGGGCGGCAGCGGGTTTTGATGCTTACCGCAGGCTTTTTCCATCCGGAGAGTATACCGAAGAATCCTTTTTTTACCGGGCAGAGACTGCCGCCGCGGCTGGTGAAACACGGCTTGCCCTTTTATTGTGGGAGCGGCTTGTCCGGGAGTATCCTGAAAGTCCTCTGCGGCCCAGGGCCCTTGCTCTGCGGGGGGAGCAGCTGACAGAACTGGGGGAATATAAAGATGCCCTGGAATCCTATTCCATACTGTTGCGGGAGTATCCCGCCCAGGCGGAACAGCTTGGAATCAGGGCAGAGATTTCCCGCCTGGAATCCCTGCTGGTCTCTCCAGGATCGGAATATCGCCGTTTATTGAGTAAGGCAGAATCTGCCGGAGGTACCGGCTCCCGGGAGGGCCGGGCTCTTTTAATCCGGGCAGTTCAGAGTGCCATAGCCGAAGGCCGGGCGGAGGATTTTAATGATGCCGGCAGGGCCCTCAGGCGGCTGCTTGACGCCTTACCTGAAGACAGGGCGGAGCAGGGACACATCTTTTTTGTTGCCGGTGAGTATGCTTTCCGGCGCAATGAATACTCCGAGGCGGCCTCCCGGTATCTCCGGGCGGCTTCGGCAATGCCTGGAGATCAGGATTTTACCGCCCAGGCCCTCTACCGCTCCGCTCAGATGTCTCTTTATGCCGGAGACAGGGCTGCCTATACTGCGGTCCTGGACCGTCTGCGGCGCAATTTCCCCGGCAGTCCCTGGATTGAGGCTGCGGAATCCCTGGGGGAGAAAAGATGA
- the hydG gene encoding [FeFe] hydrogenase H-cluster radical SAM maturase HydG: protein MLDAKEWTRQVIKKDEIDKYLINGEDFINEKRIQLLLQSKRKTDKKQIRDILAKSLSIERLEPKETAMLLNVQDSDIWQEMYETGLKIKKKVYDNRIVFFAPLYCSNYCVNNCAYCGFRSENRNEKRRRLSMKEVKSETEVMVDEGHKRMMIVYGEHPLSDADYMCDTIRSVYEVRKPASRGKGFGQIRRVNVNAAPMSIKDLRKLWQVGIGTYQVFQETYHKATYAAVHPLNTIKGNYRWRLYALHRAMDAGIDDVATGALFGLYDWRFEVMGLLYHAIDLEHHFGIGPHTISFPRMTPASGSAMSRNSSYIVHDFDFKKLVTVLRLSVPYTGLIITAREAPGIKKEVIQVGCTQTDASTRIGIGGYTEALEELQKQKEYPGDQDQERQQFTLGETRRLDSVIRECAEMGMISSFCTAGYRCGRTGAKIMGLLKNCIEGKFCKLNAVLTFREYLDDYASPETKAVGEKLIKNELQEIRKDPFYQKGSLLSTFETLFKNIENGQRDVYI from the coding sequence ATGTTAGACGCAAAGGAATGGACCAGGCAAGTGATCAAAAAGGATGAGATCGACAAGTATCTCATCAACGGCGAAGATTTTATTAATGAGAAGAGGATTCAATTATTACTTCAGAGTAAGCGAAAAACGGATAAAAAACAGATACGTGATATACTGGCCAAGTCGCTTTCAATTGAACGGCTTGAGCCGAAAGAAACCGCTATGCTGTTAAATGTTCAGGATAGTGATATCTGGCAGGAGATGTATGAAACCGGTCTTAAAATAAAGAAGAAAGTCTATGACAATCGAATCGTGTTCTTTGCGCCACTATACTGCTCTAACTACTGTGTAAACAACTGCGCTTATTGTGGATTCAGATCAGAAAACAGGAACGAAAAACGACGCAGATTAAGCATGAAAGAGGTAAAAAGTGAAACAGAGGTAATGGTAGACGAAGGACATAAGAGAATGATGATCGTCTACGGAGAACATCCCCTTTCCGATGCCGATTATATGTGCGATACCATCAGATCAGTCTATGAGGTCAGAAAACCAGCATCCCGTGGTAAAGGATTCGGACAAATTCGCCGTGTTAATGTTAATGCCGCTCCCATGTCGATTAAAGATCTTCGAAAACTCTGGCAGGTTGGCATCGGGACCTATCAGGTTTTTCAGGAAACCTACCACAAGGCGACGTATGCTGCAGTTCATCCTTTAAACACTATAAAAGGAAATTACCGTTGGCGCTTATATGCCCTCCATAGAGCGATGGACGCTGGAATTGATGATGTCGCTACTGGAGCCCTGTTCGGGCTGTATGACTGGAGATTCGAGGTAATGGGTCTTTTATATCATGCCATAGACCTTGAACATCACTTCGGAATCGGACCTCACACAATCTCTTTCCCGCGCATGACTCCAGCCAGCGGTTCCGCGATGAGTAGGAACTCCTCATACATAGTCCATGATTTCGATTTCAAAAAGCTGGTCACTGTACTACGACTGTCGGTTCCCTATACTGGGCTTATCATCACTGCCAGAGAAGCTCCAGGAATAAAAAAAGAGGTTATACAGGTTGGATGCACCCAGACTGATGCTTCAACCAGGATCGGTATTGGAGGGTACACAGAAGCCCTTGAGGAACTTCAGAAACAAAAGGAGTATCCCGGAGATCAGGATCAAGAGCGGCAGCAGTTTACCCTTGGAGAAACCCGACGCCTTGACTCTGTTATCAGGGAATGCGCAGAAATGGGGATGATATCATCCTTCTGTACCGCCGGTTATCGCTGTGGAAGAACAGGTGCTAAGATTATGGGACTTCTAAAAAACTGCATAGAGGGGAAATTCTGTAAACTGAACGCCGTACTGACCTTTCGAGAGTATCTTGACGATTACGCATCTCCCGAAACAAAAGCGGTGGGGGAAAAACTCATTAAGAATGAACTCCAGGAAATCCGTAAAGATCCGTTCTATCAAAAAGGATCTCTCCTGTCTACTTTTGAGACCCTGTTTAAAAACATCGAGAATGGACAAAGAGATGTCTATATCTGA
- a CDS encoding MotA/TolQ/ExbB proton channel family protein — protein MDGLTTLLRDGGLILWIIMLLSLAAGAIIIERFLFFRRIRVDEDTLIARLKATLEKGHHDEALSICESNPSPLTNLMKVGIENRHKSPGDIRDLVLSAANLETPRLERSLNALGTIAHISPLLGLLGTVTGNIEAFGVLGKFGAVGDPSLLASGIAEALITTAAGLIVSIPAIVFYNHLVNRVNHIIIRLENRVNELVLFLGGA, from the coding sequence ATGGATGGTTTAACAACTCTGCTGCGTGACGGAGGTCTGATTCTCTGGATCATCATGCTGCTGTCTCTGGCGGCGGGGGCGATAATTATTGAGCGCTTTCTCTTTTTTCGCCGTATCCGGGTTGATGAGGACACCCTTATTGCCCGTCTCAAGGCAACCCTGGAAAAGGGGCATCACGACGAGGCTTTGAGTATCTGCGAAAGCAATCCTTCGCCTTTGACGAATCTTATGAAAGTAGGGATTGAAAACCGGCACAAATCCCCCGGAGATATTCGCGACCTGGTGCTAAGCGCGGCGAATCTGGAAACACCTCGCCTGGAGCGATCCCTCAATGCTCTTGGAACTATTGCCCATATATCGCCTCTTCTGGGCCTTCTGGGGACTGTTACCGGGAACATTGAAGCCTTTGGTGTGCTGGGCAAGTTCGGCGCCGTTGGGGATCCTTCCCTGCTGGCATCGGGAATTGCCGAAGCCCTGATTACCACCGCGGCAGGTCTTATTGTTTCGATTCCTGCCATAGTATTCTATAATCATCTGGTAAACCGGGTGAATCACATCATCATTCGACTGGAGAACAGGGTCAACGAGCTTGTCCTTTTTCTGGGAGGTGCCTGA